The following coding sequences lie in one Terriglobales bacterium genomic window:
- the add gene encoding adenosine deaminase, with protein MANSELIRSLPKAELHLHLEGTVEPETLVELSRRHDADPLTTEQAYRLYEYADFHGFMMAFKAVTQRLLTADDFELITYRMIERLKAQGVVHAEVYLSVGVVQWRKQEFEPLFEGIERARERGGRNFGVSVLWIFDAVRHFGVEAAKPVFELAVRYKDRNVVGVGIGGDERKGPAEPFKALYQYADENGLRRTAHAGETTGPESIWAALNIGAERLGHVLSASADAELIEELSHRQVPVEICMTSNVLTGCLPELRQHPIRRLFEDGLLVTLNSDDPAMFHTSLVREYEIAQDVFGFTDEHVRELARNSLEASFLSAEEKVRLLDQFDQAAHSSTS; from the coding sequence ATGGCCAACTCCGAATTAATCCGTTCGCTGCCCAAGGCGGAGCTTCATCTTCATCTCGAAGGTACAGTCGAGCCGGAAACGCTCGTCGAACTGAGCCGGCGGCATGATGCTGATCCTTTGACGACGGAGCAGGCCTATCGTTTATACGAGTACGCGGATTTTCATGGATTCATGATGGCTTTTAAGGCCGTCACCCAGCGTCTACTCACCGCCGATGACTTCGAGCTGATCACGTATCGAATGATCGAGCGACTCAAAGCTCAAGGCGTGGTGCATGCCGAGGTGTATCTTTCGGTGGGCGTCGTGCAATGGCGAAAGCAGGAGTTCGAGCCCTTATTTGAAGGAATCGAGCGCGCACGGGAACGCGGAGGGCGTAACTTCGGGGTGTCGGTGCTCTGGATCTTCGACGCCGTCCGCCACTTCGGAGTAGAAGCGGCGAAGCCCGTTTTTGAACTCGCAGTGCGGTACAAGGACCGAAACGTCGTGGGAGTTGGGATCGGCGGCGATGAACGTAAGGGTCCGGCGGAACCCTTTAAAGCGCTCTACCAGTATGCGGACGAGAACGGCTTAAGACGCACCGCGCATGCCGGCGAAACCACCGGACCGGAGTCGATTTGGGCAGCGCTCAACATCGGAGCCGAGCGGCTCGGACACGTGTTGAGTGCTTCGGCGGATGCCGAGCTGATCGAAGAACTCTCGCATCGACAAGTCCCCGTCGAGATTTGCATGACCAGCAACGTACTTACGGGATGCCTGCCTGAGCTTCGTCAACATCCGATCCGGCGCTTGTTCGAGGATGGTCTGCTCGTGACCCTGAATAGTGATGATCCAGCCATGTTCCACACGTCGCTGGTTCGCGAATACGAAATCGCGCAAGATGTATTCGGCTTCACCGATGAGCACGTGCGCGAACTGGCGCGCAACTCGCTCGAAGCCTCGTTCCTCTCAGCAGAGGAGAAAGTCAGGTTGCTGGATCAGTTTGACCAGGCCGCACATTCCTCAACAAGCTGA
- a CDS encoding DUF2071 domain-containing protein, which produces MEVLSQTAHRPWPLPNLPWVMVQRWHDLLFAHWPVPPEKIRPLVPRELELDTFEDKAWVGVIPFWMSGVRFRGIPSIPTASTFPELNVRTYVCAPQQPNKPGVYFFSLDAASVLAVLGARAGAGLPYFWAEMKAESAGDEIRYRSIRRQSPRGADLLARYRPTGPACTTKTAVENFVTERYCLYVVRSGVVHRIQIHHLPWPLQPAEAEFEKNTMAAAHGIQLPPAKPILQFSKFLEVYIFAPERIG; this is translated from the coding sequence GTGGAGGTCCTCTCGCAAACCGCGCATCGCCCCTGGCCGTTGCCGAATCTTCCGTGGGTGATGGTCCAACGCTGGCACGATTTGCTCTTTGCACACTGGCCGGTGCCGCCAGAAAAAATTCGTCCCTTGGTTCCGCGTGAGCTTGAGTTGGACACCTTCGAAGACAAAGCCTGGGTGGGAGTGATTCCCTTCTGGATGAGCGGTGTCCGGTTTCGTGGAATTCCATCGATCCCGACCGCGTCCACGTTTCCGGAGCTGAATGTCCGCACCTACGTGTGCGCACCGCAGCAACCGAACAAACCAGGCGTTTACTTCTTCAGCCTCGACGCCGCGAGCGTGCTGGCCGTGCTGGGAGCGAGAGCGGGAGCTGGACTCCCATATTTCTGGGCAGAGATGAAAGCCGAGTCTGCTGGCGATGAAATCAGATACCGCAGCATTCGCCGCCAGAGTCCTCGCGGCGCCGATCTGCTGGCGCGCTACCGTCCGACCGGCCCGGCGTGCACAACGAAGACTGCTGTGGAAAACTTCGTGACCGAGCGATATTGCCTCTATGTAGTCCGCTCAGGAGTAGTGCACCGCATTCAAATTCATCATCTACCCTGGCCGCTGCAGCCGGCCGAGGCGGAGTTCGAGAAGAACACCATGGCTGCGGCGCACGGAATCCAACTACCGCCAGCGAAGCCGATCCTGCAGTTCTCAAAATTTCTAGAGGTCTACATCTTCGCGCCGGAGCGGATTGGTTAG
- a CDS encoding FAD-dependent thymidylate synthase yields MSESNGSKPSLTADSKQSTEVFAVHGVEPEVQAYAMAKYSRSALSMKESLKEISEQKAEQFLNTFYFQYGHRSIADLAHIPLAIERLSILAAIALVDEQRWDGQERSTRYQNFKKSGFYVPEFASDDDRKLCVETLQFLFSEYEYFSDEMSRYLATQVAKPADMMQEAYQRTLRARAFDISRYLLPLATNTSLGQIVNARTLETQISRLLSHTHGEVRQLGEALRQAARSAAWNINEPTYRKLIDEIAAVNPDLATRARDVLLKEVKTAPTLVKYAEANRYDMETRCELKQALDELMGPNTAIREKRTEDHFVVDLLEDEPLEIELATTLLYGAGHYSYRQIRERVESLSAARRDEIIDIGLRHRGKHDELLRPFAAGQAFRFDILMDIGGFRDMHRHRRCIQIEQEFTNLHGYDTPEELAAAGLRDRYDKTMLFASDRHDQFAVSHDANAEQNAQYVLPLAYKKRTLFKMDFAEVLYIAELRTTPAGHRSYREVAFAMYEAAARKHPSLAKHFRVHDVREPVDLLKR; encoded by the coding sequence ATGTCAGAGTCCAACGGAAGCAAGCCCTCCCTTACAGCAGATTCGAAGCAATCGACCGAAGTTTTTGCCGTGCATGGCGTCGAACCCGAAGTACAGGCCTACGCCATGGCCAAGTACTCGCGGTCGGCGCTGTCGATGAAGGAGTCGCTGAAGGAGATCAGCGAGCAAAAAGCCGAGCAGTTCCTGAACACTTTTTATTTCCAGTACGGCCATCGCTCAATCGCCGATCTCGCACATATTCCTCTCGCCATCGAGCGGCTTTCGATTCTGGCGGCGATCGCGCTTGTCGATGAGCAGCGATGGGACGGGCAAGAGCGTTCGACTCGCTATCAGAACTTCAAGAAGAGCGGCTTCTACGTTCCCGAATTCGCCAGCGACGACGACCGCAAGCTCTGCGTCGAAACTCTGCAGTTCCTGTTTTCCGAGTACGAGTATTTCTCCGACGAGATGTCGCGCTATCTAGCGACTCAAGTGGCGAAGCCGGCTGACATGATGCAAGAAGCGTATCAGCGCACGCTCCGCGCTCGCGCCTTCGACATCTCGCGCTATCTGCTTCCGCTTGCGACGAACACCTCGCTCGGACAGATCGTGAACGCGCGCACGCTGGAGACGCAGATCTCGCGGTTGCTCTCGCACACCCACGGCGAAGTCCGTCAATTGGGCGAAGCTTTACGCCAGGCAGCACGATCGGCGGCATGGAACATAAACGAGCCTACGTATCGCAAGCTGATCGACGAGATTGCCGCAGTAAATCCCGACCTTGCTACTCGTGCACGTGACGTGCTGCTGAAGGAGGTAAAGACCGCTCCAACGCTGGTGAAGTACGCCGAGGCGAATCGCTACGACATGGAAACTCGTTGCGAGCTGAAGCAGGCGCTCGATGAGTTGATGGGGCCGAACACCGCCATTCGTGAAAAGCGGACGGAAGATCATTTCGTCGTTGATCTCCTCGAAGACGAACCGCTAGAAATCGAGCTTGCGACGACGCTTCTGTACGGCGCTGGTCACTACAGCTATCGCCAGATTCGCGAGCGTGTGGAGTCGCTTTCTGCGGCGCGTCGCGATGAGATTATCGACATAGGGCTACGCCATCGCGGCAAGCACGACGAGCTGCTGCGTCCATTCGCAGCCGGCCAGGCGTTTCGTTTCGACATCCTGATGGACATCGGCGGATTCCGCGACATGCACCGCCACCGCCGCTGTATCCAGATCGAGCAGGAATTCACGAACCTTCACGGATATGACACTCCAGAAGAGCTTGCTGCAGCTGGACTTCGGGATCGTTACGACAAGACGATGCTCTTCGCTTCCGACCGCCATGATCAGTTCGCGGTGTCTCACGATGCGAATGCGGAACAGAACGCGCAGTACGTCCTGCCGCTCGCATACAAGAAACGCACGCTGTTCAAAATGGATTTTGCTGAGGTGCTATACATCGCCGAATTGCGCACTACGCCAGCGGGACATCGCTCATACCGTGAAGTGGCTTTCGCCATGTATGAAGCGGCGGCGCGAAAACATCCATCGTTGGCGAAGCACTTCCGCGTGCACGATGTTCGCGAGCCGGTGGACCTGTTGAAGCGTTGA
- a CDS encoding PilZ domain-containing protein, whose translation MTPETGTEARRYSRVQLPVTAEVSCLPLGFFRHPASLRDVSAGGAYFYADISPQLGTVMKLDFSVPVVGSEVQISCEGPVVRVEKKALGEESGIAIEISNLNLGSW comes from the coding sequence ATGACGCCGGAAACCGGAACCGAAGCTCGCCGTTACTCGCGCGTTCAGCTTCCCGTCACGGCCGAGGTCTCGTGCCTGCCTCTGGGATTTTTTCGCCATCCCGCAAGCCTGCGCGACGTCAGCGCAGGAGGCGCGTATTTCTACGCGGATATCAGCCCTCAACTCGGAACTGTGATGAAGCTGGATTTCAGTGTGCCCGTCGTCGGCAGCGAGGTTCAGATCTCATGTGAGGGGCCGGTGGTGAGAGTGGAGAAAAAGGCTCTGGGAGAAGAGAGCGGAATCGCGATCGAGATTTCGAATCTGAATCTCGGATCGTGGTAA
- a CDS encoding TetR/AcrR family transcriptional regulator, with protein sequence MRQDARSSQARLRAAARRLFAQRGYEATSISDIIRAAGTSHSQFLKYYSGKEELRREIVEEQWAELTRAVVLAMTSLPSASGKLRLALNMLVNFLDQDPEFRAILLLEQTAVHENGKVVISNQFLEFIAVLDDIIVEMKTVGEMKDGVDPQALRSALMGSIEGMMRDQMLAAFEFPARYSVEQVRATVSFLIEAACDVQRPSSEALPAALGEAAPGSEDDWIRYYLKLADKVLVQ encoded by the coding sequence ATGCGGCAGGATGCGCGGTCCAGCCAGGCCCGTCTGCGCGCCGCTGCCCGGAGGTTGTTTGCTCAGCGCGGCTACGAAGCGACCTCGATCTCCGATATCATTCGCGCCGCCGGCACCAGCCACTCGCAATTCCTCAAGTACTATTCCGGGAAAGAGGAGCTTCGGCGCGAGATCGTCGAGGAACAATGGGCGGAATTGACGAGAGCCGTGGTCCTCGCCATGACCAGCCTGCCGTCAGCCTCCGGCAAACTCCGGCTTGCGCTCAACATGCTGGTCAACTTTCTCGACCAGGATCCCGAGTTCCGCGCCATTCTGCTGTTGGAGCAGACCGCCGTTCACGAGAACGGCAAAGTTGTTATCAGCAACCAATTTCTGGAATTTATCGCTGTGCTCGACGACATCATCGTCGAGATGAAGACAGTCGGCGAAATGAAGGATGGCGTCGATCCTCAGGCGCTGCGCTCAGCCTTGATGGGATCGATCGAGGGAATGATGCGCGATCAGATGCTTGCAGCTTTCGAGTTTCCCGCGCGCTACTCCGTCGAGCAGGTACGCGCGACAGTGTCGTTCCTGATTGAGGCTGCATGTGACGTGCAACGTCCGTCGTCAGAGGCGCTTCCTGCTGCTCTCGGCGAAGCTGCTCCTGGTTCAGAGGATGATTGGATTCGGTATTACCTGAAGCTGGCCGATAAAGTATTGGTCCAGTAA
- a CDS encoding DUF4097 family beta strand repeat-containing protein, producing MNKRVQITVITLLLLLSSAAFAAVEGNFDRTLKVSGHVDLDVTSGSGNIYVHQGDSSSVVVKGHIRVSEGISSWFSGSSLSADEKVKRLEQNPPIEQNGNSIRIGRIQDEALRNNISISYDVTVPKDTSVQAHNGSGDDRITDVTGPVRANSGSGNVIVSNIGAEVRVEAGSGDLDVSNVQGRAYTQTGSGNIKAIGIAGGFDARAGSGDITFEQNGSGSVRAETGSGNVRLRNVSGGVEAGAGSGDIEVDGKMASDWRIHTGSGTVDVRLPSDARFNINAQSNSGDVEVHHPVTMQGAMKRNHIEGTVNGGGTLLEINSGSGSIRVN from the coding sequence ATGAACAAGCGAGTACAAATTACAGTCATTACGCTGCTGTTGCTGCTGAGCTCCGCTGCATTCGCTGCAGTGGAAGGCAACTTCGATCGCACGCTGAAGGTTTCCGGTCACGTCGATCTCGATGTCACCAGCGGGTCGGGCAACATCTACGTGCATCAGGGCGACTCCAGCTCTGTCGTGGTGAAAGGTCACATCAGAGTCAGTGAGGGAATCAGCTCCTGGTTCAGCGGCAGCTCGCTTTCTGCCGACGAGAAAGTGAAGCGACTCGAACAGAATCCGCCGATCGAGCAGAACGGCAACAGCATTCGCATCGGACGCATTCAGGACGAAGCGCTGCGCAACAACATCTCGATCAGCTACGACGTTACCGTTCCCAAAGACACGTCGGTGCAGGCTCACAATGGTTCGGGCGACGACCGGATTACCGACGTCACCGGTCCGGTGCGCGCGAATTCCGGATCGGGAAACGTGATCGTCAGCAACATTGGTGCTGAAGTTCGCGTCGAAGCAGGCTCGGGCGACCTCGACGTCAGCAACGTTCAGGGGCGCGCCTACACACAGACGGGCAGCGGAAATATCAAGGCGATCGGCATCGCCGGTGGATTCGACGCTCGTGCCGGCTCGGGCGACATCACCTTCGAGCAGAACGGATCAGGTTCCGTTCGCGCTGAGACCGGATCGGGAAATGTTCGTCTGCGCAATGTGTCGGGCGGTGTCGAGGCGGGCGCCGGCAGCGGTGATATTGAAGTGGATGGAAAAATGGCTTCTGACTGGCGCATCCACACTGGTTCCGGAACGGTGGATGTAAGGCTTCCTTCCGATGCTCGCTTCAACATCAATGCTCAGAGCAACTCCGGCGACGTGGAGGTCCATCATCCGGTCACCATGCAAGGCGCAATGAAGCGCAACCACATTGAAGGCACGGTAAACGGCGGCGGAACGCTGCTCGAAATTAATTCCGGATCGGGAAGTATCCGGGTGAATTAA
- a CDS encoding efflux RND transporter periplasmic adaptor subunit: protein MANGNHKNKKKRRIWWIGSTVFVVLMVAIVATKATSSSTKIDPTKIATIEQGDLAQSVVATGKIQPITKVEVKSKASGIVKKELVDAGDRVKAGQVLAELDKEELQAQVRGDEAQLTAAEANLRASEADVERSKVDAEGVDVPTLQRAYQRAQTMASQGVVSASALDDAQRNYEMAVNKRDLARAQLTINEAKVKQAQAQVTQYKASLARSEEQLNYATIVAPIDGEVLSRDVEVGDAVSSILVLGSSATLVMTLGNMKQVYVDGKVDESDIGKVYLGQPARIKVESFKDKTFNGKVTKIAPMGVEKDNVTTFQVRVSIDNSGGELKALMTANAEIILKEDHNVLIVPENAIIYDKDKKAQVEVPDPKGKDGKRKVAVTVGISNGAKTELLSGLRKGDKVVLQ, encoded by the coding sequence GTGGCGAACGGCAATCATAAGAATAAGAAGAAGCGGCGCATTTGGTGGATTGGCTCGACAGTGTTTGTAGTACTGATGGTGGCCATCGTTGCGACCAAGGCGACGAGCAGCAGCACCAAAATCGATCCCACCAAGATCGCAACCATCGAGCAGGGCGATCTGGCCCAAAGCGTTGTCGCCACTGGCAAGATCCAGCCGATTACGAAAGTCGAAGTGAAGTCCAAGGCGAGCGGTATCGTGAAGAAGGAATTGGTCGATGCCGGCGATCGCGTGAAAGCCGGCCAGGTTCTCGCCGAACTCGATAAAGAAGAGCTGCAGGCGCAGGTTCGCGGTGATGAGGCGCAGCTTACTGCGGCCGAGGCGAATCTGCGGGCCTCTGAAGCTGATGTCGAGCGCTCGAAGGTCGATGCCGAAGGTGTCGATGTTCCCACTCTCCAGCGCGCTTATCAACGAGCGCAGACCATGGCTTCGCAGGGAGTGGTTTCCGCTTCCGCTCTGGACGACGCGCAGCGTAACTACGAGATGGCGGTCAACAAACGCGATCTTGCTCGCGCTCAGCTCACCATCAATGAAGCAAAAGTAAAACAGGCACAAGCGCAAGTTACGCAGTACAAAGCATCTCTGGCGCGTTCGGAAGAGCAGCTTAACTACGCGACGATAGTTGCTCCCATAGATGGCGAGGTGCTCTCCCGCGATGTGGAAGTCGGCGATGCCGTCAGTTCCATTCTGGTACTCGGCTCGTCGGCAACTTTGGTGATGACGCTCGGCAACATGAAGCAGGTCTATGTCGATGGCAAGGTGGACGAGAGCGATATCGGCAAGGTCTACCTCGGGCAGCCGGCGCGGATCAAAGTCGAGTCATTCAAAGATAAGACCTTCAACGGGAAAGTGACGAAGATCGCGCCCATGGGCGTGGAGAAAGACAACGTGACCACCTTCCAGGTTCGCGTCTCCATCGATAACTCCGGCGGCGAACTCAAAGCGTTAATGACAGCGAATGCCGAGATCATCCTCAAGGAAGATCACAACGTGCTCATCGTTCCCGAGAACGCGATCATCTACGACAAAGATAAGAAGGCGCAGGTCGAAGTCCCTGATCCGAAGGGTAAGGACGGCAAGCGCAAAGTCGCGGTCACCGTGGGAATTTCCAATGGCGCCAAAACGGAACTGCTCAGCGGCTTGCGTAAGGGCGACAAGGTTGTGCTGCAGTAG
- a CDS encoding ABC transporter permease: MSFSAAIHEVLNSVVLLGAGHAATSDPPASTPATATAAIAGDPALPPPVPFMVRLLTSRLLYTLPVLWLVVSVVFLMIHLVPGDPIQAMLGEGAASADLQAARHAYGLDLPIGEQYVHYWNGVLHGRLGQSIRLNQDVGRVIWERYPYTLRLTIAALIVALGLSIPAGVRSARRRDRWDDRALSVVSLFGLSFPNFALGPILILFFAIKLGLLPVSGAGRWEHLMLPAITMGGAMAAILTRMVRTAMLEELGQDYIRTARAKGLSERTVVYKHALRNAMIPVLTVVGLQFGALLAGAIVTETIFSWPGIGRLTLTAISTRDYFLVQGCILAIGLTYIVVNLFTDVLYAVVNPRIRQ, translated from the coding sequence GTGTCGTTTTCGGCTGCGATTCACGAGGTCCTGAACAGTGTCGTATTGCTCGGAGCTGGCCATGCGGCCACCTCCGACCCACCGGCCAGCACCCCAGCAACCGCAACGGCGGCGATTGCTGGGGACCCCGCGTTACCGCCGCCGGTTCCGTTTATGGTTCGCCTTCTTACATCTCGCCTGCTGTACACCCTGCCAGTCCTCTGGCTGGTGGTTTCGGTGGTCTTCCTGATGATTCACCTTGTGCCCGGCGATCCCATCCAGGCGATGCTCGGCGAAGGCGCTGCGAGCGCGGACTTGCAGGCGGCGCGACATGCTTATGGACTCGATCTGCCTATCGGCGAGCAATATGTTCATTATTGGAACGGCGTGCTGCATGGTCGACTGGGGCAGTCAATTCGTTTGAATCAGGATGTTGGCCGCGTGATCTGGGAGCGGTATCCGTACACATTGCGGCTGACCATTGCAGCGCTCATCGTTGCGCTTGGGTTATCAATTCCCGCGGGAGTGCGCTCGGCCCGACGGCGCGACCGCTGGGATGATCGCGCGTTGAGCGTAGTAAGTCTCTTCGGCTTGTCCTTTCCCAATTTCGCACTCGGACCGATTCTTATTCTATTTTTTGCTATCAAGCTGGGTCTACTTCCGGTTTCCGGCGCGGGCAGGTGGGAGCATCTTATGCTGCCCGCCATCACCATGGGCGGAGCCATGGCCGCGATCCTCACAAGAATGGTGCGGACGGCAATGCTCGAAGAACTAGGTCAGGACTATATCCGTACTGCCCGCGCCAAAGGCTTGAGCGAACGCACGGTTGTGTATAAGCACGCTTTGCGTAACGCGATGATCCCCGTGCTAACGGTTGTCGGACTGCAGTTCGGCGCACTGCTCGCCGGCGCGATCGTGACGGAAACGATCTTCTCCTGGCCAGGTATTGGGAGGCTGACGCTCACTGCGATCAGCACTCGCGACTACTTCCTCGTGCAGGGATGCATTCTGGCAATCGGGCTTACCTACATCGTCGTGAACCTATTCACCGACGTGTTATATGCGGTGGTGAATCCGCGCATTCGGCAATAG
- a CDS encoding DUF4118 domain-containing protein, whose product MLRLLDTAIGTLLCASVALVLALVFNQTRLEFALPLICLAVVLAVAARFGVATGVLGSIVSAFLFAYFVYSPEGSFHIASPDARANVSWLLLGGISLSFLFTPRHQQAEPRQEQPPGANPLTNPLRREDVDL is encoded by the coding sequence TTGCTCCGGCTCCTCGACACCGCTATAGGTACCCTGCTCTGCGCGTCTGTCGCTCTGGTTTTGGCGTTGGTCTTTAATCAGACGCGCCTTGAATTCGCGCTTCCCCTTATTTGTCTTGCAGTTGTACTCGCCGTAGCAGCACGCTTCGGAGTAGCTACCGGAGTTCTCGGCAGCATCGTTTCAGCTTTTCTGTTTGCGTATTTCGTCTACTCGCCGGAAGGATCGTTCCACATCGCGAGCCCCGATGCGCGGGCGAACGTTTCGTGGTTGCTGCTGGGTGGGATTTCGCTGAGCTTCCTGTTCACTCCTCGCCACCAACAGGCTGAACCGCGGCAGGAACAGCCGCCAGGAGCAAATCCGCTAACCAATCCGCTCCGGCGCGAAGATGTAGACCTCTAG
- the recA gene encoding recombinase RecA, with protein MADEKARAIDLALSQIEKQFGKGSIMRLGSKEAIVPISVISTGAISFDAALGVGGFPRGRVIEVFGPESSGKTTITLQVIAEAQKAGGMAAFVDAEHALDPVYAKKLGVDVDNLLVSQPDYGEQALEITEALVRSGAIDVLVVDSVAALVPKAELDGEMGDSHVGLQARLMSQALRKLTGTVSKSRTCLIFINQIREKIGVMFGNPETTTGGRALKFYSSVRVDIRRIAAIKEGDMVMGSRTKVKVVKNKVAAPFREAEFDIMYGEGISREGDMLDLAANHNIVEKSGSWFSYKNERIGQGRENAKAFLKENKDIAVKIEAEVRKAVGLTSANEKAAAAAAGPNGSGGEHAHPHPTPISRPIPMQRK; from the coding sequence ATGGCAGACGAGAAGGCACGCGCGATCGATCTGGCGCTATCACAAATTGAAAAGCAGTTTGGCAAGGGATCGATCATGCGGCTGGGATCGAAGGAAGCCATTGTGCCGATTTCGGTCATCTCCACCGGCGCCATTTCCTTCGACGCGGCACTCGGTGTCGGCGGCTTTCCCCGTGGACGCGTTATCGAAGTTTTCGGTCCTGAGTCGTCCGGCAAGACCACGATCACACTGCAGGTAATCGCGGAGGCGCAGAAGGCCGGGGGCATGGCGGCGTTCGTCGATGCCGAGCACGCGCTCGATCCGGTGTACGCGAAGAAGCTGGGCGTCGACGTCGATAACCTGCTGGTCTCGCAGCCTGACTACGGCGAGCAGGCGCTCGAAATCACCGAGGCGCTGGTTCGCTCCGGCGCCATCGACGTGCTCGTCGTTGACTCGGTCGCCGCGCTCGTTCCCAAGGCGGAACTCGATGGCGAGATGGGCGACAGCCATGTCGGTCTGCAGGCGCGACTCATGTCGCAGGCCTTGCGTAAACTGACCGGAACGGTCTCGAAGTCGCGCACCTGCCTCATCTTCATCAACCAGATTCGCGAAAAAATCGGCGTGATGTTCGGCAATCCTGAAACGACCACCGGCGGACGAGCCTTGAAGTTCTACTCTTCGGTCCGCGTCGATATCCGCCGCATCGCCGCCATCAAGGAAGGCGACATGGTCATGGGTTCGCGCACCAAGGTCAAAGTGGTAAAGAACAAAGTTGCCGCGCCGTTCCGTGAGGCTGAGTTCGACATCATGTACGGCGAAGGCATCTCGCGCGAAGGTGACATGCTCGACCTGGCGGCGAACCACAATATCGTCGAGAAATCAGGTTCGTGGTTCAGCTATAAGAATGAGCGGATCGGCCAGGGTCGCGAGAACGCGAAGGCCTTCCTGAAAGAAAACAAGGACATTGCCGTCAAGATCGAAGCTGAGGTTCGCAAGGCAGTTGGCCTGACCAGCGCGAACGAAAAAGCTGCTGCAGCCGCTGCCGGCCCGAACGGCTCCGGCGGCGAGCACGCGCATCCGCATCCAACGCCGATTTCGCGGCCGATTCCGATGCAGCGGAAGTAA
- a CDS encoding hemolysin family protein, whose amino-acid sequence MATLVLLRILVVVLLVALNAFFVAAEFAIVSVRDTRIQQLIDARRTGARTVQRLQQHLDDFLPAVQFGVTLASLALGWIGEPAIAQLLLRPIQGLPHAMVYAHTAAVVIAFVLITYFHVILGELVPKSLALQRVERVALSVAGPMDVFITISRPLLHLMTNSANAVLKLFGSRLMREGGMHSPEELKLILTSSRRLGLLPPFQEEIMHRTLDLENMTVREILVPRQNMFSLPADMTLEDAMARVVEDQHSRIPVYDPKLGKEHIVGVLYSKDLARFMHLRMSTRERGITSEMTLRVRHVMRDVLVVPETKPVLDLLDEFRQRKRHLAIVVDEYGSTVGLVTVEDALEQIVGEIEDEFDIAVQPRLLETGELILEGGANIRDLESHLHIRLPRDEGFETLGGFIMWRLGRLPRVGDSLEFEARRYTVMQMQDRRVLQVKVEALAPANVAAQEEQPSLFRET is encoded by the coding sequence ATGGCGACCCTGGTGCTCCTCCGCATTCTGGTGGTCGTGTTGCTGGTGGCCCTGAATGCGTTTTTTGTGGCGGCCGAGTTTGCGATCGTCAGCGTTCGTGACACGCGCATCCAGCAATTGATCGACGCCCGACGCACCGGCGCGCGCACCGTCCAGCGCTTGCAGCAGCATCTGGACGACTTCCTGCCTGCGGTCCAATTTGGAGTCACGCTCGCCAGCCTGGCTCTCGGCTGGATCGGCGAGCCTGCGATCGCGCAACTGCTCCTCCGTCCCATTCAGGGACTGCCTCATGCGATGGTTTACGCCCACACTGCGGCGGTCGTAATCGCATTTGTACTGATCACCTACTTCCACGTGATCCTGGGCGAGCTGGTGCCGAAATCGCTCGCCCTGCAGCGGGTGGAGCGGGTCGCCTTATCAGTAGCTGGACCGATGGACGTCTTCATTACCATCTCGCGTCCGCTGCTGCACCTGATGACCAATTCGGCGAACGCCGTTTTGAAACTCTTCGGATCGCGTCTGATGCGCGAAGGCGGCATGCACTCGCCCGAAGAGTTGAAGCTCATTCTCACCTCCAGCCGACGCCTGGGACTGCTCCCTCCATTTCAGGAAGAGATCATGCATCGCACCCTTGATCTCGAGAACATGACGGTGCGCGAGATCCTGGTGCCGCGGCAGAACATGTTTTCCCTTCCCGCCGACATGACGCTGGAAGACGCGATGGCGCGAGTGGTCGAGGACCAGCATTCGCGCATTCCCGTCTACGATCCTAAATTGGGAAAAGAGCACATCGTCGGTGTGCTGTATTCGAAGGATCTGGCGCGATTCATGCACCTGCGCATGTCCACTCGCGAGCGCGGTATTACGAGCGAAATGACTCTGCGTGTCCGTCACGTGATGCGCGATGTGCTGGTTGTGCCTGAGACTAAACCTGTGCTCGACTTGCTGGATGAGTTTCGCCAGCGCAAACGGCATTTGGCGATTGTGGTCGATGAATACGGTTCCACAGTGGGGCTGGTAACCGTGGAAGACGCGCTGGAGCAGATCGTCGGCGAAATCGAAGACGAGTTCGACATCGCCGTACAACCTCGTCTGCTCGAAACCGGAGAGCTGATCCTTGAAGGTGGTGCGAACATTCGCGACCTGGAATCGCACCTTCACATCCGCCTGCCGCGAGATGAAGGCTTTGAGACACTCGGAGGATTCATCATGTGGCGTCTCGGACGTCTGCCGCGCGTGGGAGATTCACTGGAGTTTGAGGCCCGCCGGTACACGGTGATGCAGATGCAGGACCGTCGCGTGCTGCAAGTGAAAGTCGAGGCGCTCGCTCCCGCGAATGTGGCAGCACAGGAAGAACAGCCGTCGCTGTTTCGCGAGACGTAA